From the genome of Lotus japonicus ecotype B-129 chromosome 6, LjGifu_v1.2, one region includes:
- the LOC130723563 gene encoding uncharacterized protein LOC130723563: MESTRRWFSKFKAMDKTKPSKNKEDTGMAKEGLQPPTNEETPSNVTQQKVEAAKQYIENHYKKQMQSLQERKERRNMLEKKLADAEVSEEEQNNLLKYLEKKETEYMRLQRHKMGADDFEPLTMIGKGAFGEVRVCREKATGHVYAMKKLKKSEMLRRGQVEHVKAERNLLAEVDSNCIVKLYCSFQDEENLYLIMEYLPGGDMMTLLMRKDILTEDEARFYVGETVLAIESIHKHNYIHRDIKPDNLLLDRHGHMKLSDFGLCKPLDCSNLQEKDFSAMSNRSGALQSDGRPAAPKRTQQEQLQHWQKNRRMLAYSTVGTPDYIAPEVLLKKGYGVECDWWSLGAIMYEMLVGYPPFYSDEPMQTCRKIVNWRTHLKFPEEAKLSPEAKDLICRLLCNVEQRLGTKGADEIKAHPWFDGIEWDKLYQMKAAFIPEVNDELDTQNFEKFEEADKQTEPSAKAGPWRKMLPSKDINFVGYTYKNFEIVNENEIPGIAELKKKSTKSKRPSIKALFDDESAMAANQPVKGSFLNLLPPQMEVPEKNESQ, from the exons ATGGAAAGTACAAGGCGCTGGTTTAGTAAGTTTAAGGCGATGGATAAAACGAAGCCTTCGAAGAATAAGGAAGATACAGGCATGGCAAAAGAAGGGCTGCAACCCCCAACAAACGAAGAAACCCCCTCAAATGTAACCCAACAGAAGGTTGAAGCTGCAAAGCAGTACATAGAGAATCATTATAAGAAGCAGATGCAGAGCCTGCAGGAGAGAAAAGAAAG ACGCAATATGCTAGAAAAAAAGTTGGCTGATGCTGAAGTCTCTGAGGAAGAGCAGAACAACTTGCTTAAGTATTTGGAGAAGAAGGAGACAGAATACATGCGCCTTCAGAGACATAAGATGGGGGCCGATGACTTTGAGCCCCTGACTATGATTGGAAAGGGTGCATTTGGAGAG GTTAGAGTCTGCCGAGAGAAGGCAACTGGTCATGTATATGCTATGAAGAAGCTTAAGAAATCAGAGATGCTTCGAAGAGGCCAG GTTGAACATGTCAAAGCTGAGAGGAACTTACTTGCAGAAGTTGACAGCAATTGCATTGTAAAACTTTATTGTTCCTTTCAAGATGAAGAGAATTTATATCTCATAATGGAGTATCTACCTGGTGGAGATATGATGACGTTGCTGATGCGGAAGGATATACTGACAGAAGATGAGGCCAGGTTCTATGTTGGGGAGACTGTCCTAGCCATAGAGTCAATTCATAAACATAATTATATTCATAG AGATATCAAGCCTGACAACTTACTGCTAGATAGACATGGGCACATGAAATTATCGGATTTTGGATTATGCAAACCACTAGACTGCAGTAATCTGCAGGAGAAGGACTTCTCTGCTATGAGCAACAGAAGTGGGGCCCTTCAAAGTGATGGACGTCCTGCAGCTCCTAAACGAACACAACAGGAGCAACTGCAGCATTGGCAAAAAAATCGACGAATGCTT GCTTATTCTACGGTTGGAACACCAGATTATATTGCTCCAGAAGTTCTGCTGAAGAAAGGATATGGCGTGGAATGTGACTG GTGGTCTCTAGGAGCTATAATGTATGAAATGCTTGTCGGGTATCCGCCCTTTTATTCAGATGAACCAATGCAAACTTGTAGAAAG ATTGTGAATTGGAGAACTCATTTAAAATTTCCAGAAGAAGCTAAACTGTCACCAGAGGCTAAGGACCTTATTTGTAGACTCCTGTGTAATGTGGAGCAGAGGCTGGGAACTAAAGGAGCTGATGAAATAAAG GCTCACCCATGGTTCGATGGTATTGAATGGGACAAATTGTACCAAATGAAAGCTGCTTTTATACCTGAGGTCAATGATGAATTAGATACTCAAAATTTTGAGAAGTTTGAAGAG GCGGACAAGCAAACTGAACCTTCTGCTAAGGCAGGGCCGTGGAGAAAG ATGCTTCCATCTAAAGATATTAACTTCGTTGGCTATACATATAAGAATTTTGAAATCGTGAATGAGAATGAAATACCTGGAATTG ctgaattgaagaagaagagcaCAAAATCTAAAAGGCCATCTATTAAGGCCCTATTTG ATGACGAATCGGCTATGGCTGCCAATCAACCTGTCAAAGGGAGCTTCTTAAACCTCTTACCTCCTCAAATGGAAGTTCCTGAGAAAAATGAATCACAATGA